A genomic stretch from Sphingobacterium sp. ML3W includes:
- a CDS encoding lysylphosphatidylglycerol synthase transmembrane domain-containing protein, translating to MDKKKGLKILKNVLKIVVTVGALYWVFSKVSLKDLKEAVINSNPIYLFLALLAYSISIFISSSRLLTFLRAIGLDVSEKYNLKLYQLGLFYNLILPGGVGGDGYKIFFLRKRFSIKGRKLFTALFLDRLSGLWALCLIIAALITYMPQLGIPNYLTIILFILGSILYYFIVTKFFKEYKATFLKAHLKAIGVQSMQVIAAILILYALGFNGKFSPYLFLFLASSLVSIIPFSVGGLGMRELVIMWGAGIFHVDSHNAVLITLLFYIISAMVALSGIYFIFNPKAIGEDKLPSVEEVEQSQKLEE from the coding sequence ATGGACAAAAAAAAAGGTTTAAAGATTCTAAAAAACGTATTAAAGATTGTCGTTACTGTAGGAGCCTTGTATTGGGTTTTCAGTAAAGTTTCACTCAAAGATCTCAAAGAAGCTGTAATTAATTCAAATCCCATCTATTTATTTTTAGCCTTATTAGCTTATAGTATATCGATATTTATATCCTCTTCGCGCTTACTGACCTTTTTAAGGGCTATTGGCTTAGATGTATCTGAAAAATACAATTTAAAACTCTATCAATTGGGGCTATTCTATAACCTGATTCTACCCGGTGGAGTAGGTGGAGATGGCTACAAGATCTTCTTCCTCCGGAAAAGGTTCAGTATTAAAGGCAGGAAATTATTTACGGCATTATTTCTAGATAGACTAAGTGGCTTATGGGCCTTATGCTTAATTATTGCGGCTTTAATTACCTATATGCCACAACTGGGCATACCAAATTACCTGACGATCATATTATTCATATTGGGTAGTATCCTTTACTATTTTATTGTCACAAAATTTTTCAAAGAGTACAAGGCTACCTTTTTAAAGGCACATTTAAAAGCAATAGGTGTACAGTCTATGCAAGTAATCGCTGCAATTTTGATTCTTTACGCGCTAGGGTTTAATGGAAAGTTTTCACCTTACTTATTTCTATTTCTAGCATCTTCATTAGTATCTATTATTCCTTTTTCTGTAGGCGGATTGGGTATGCGCGAACTTGTTATCATGTGGGGAGCAGGCATTTTTCACGTAGATTCACACAATGCTGTATTGATCACATTGTTATTTTATATTATCTCAGCGATGGTCGCTCTTTCAGGAATTTATTTTATCTTCAATCCCAAAGCAATCGGAGAGGATAAACTCCCTTCTGTAGAGGAAGTCGAGCAAAGTCAAAAATTAGAAGAATAA
- a CDS encoding SDR family oxidoreductase: MANIIITGASSGVGFEAALDLTSKKDNKVIALARSADKLRKLHEIASQLNHDGGALFPAQFDIVYDDYATLVPFIQSKFDTVDILINNAGALVNKPFMETSGQDFAEMLQTNVIGHVNMIQHIVPFMHEGSHIVNISSMGGFQGSMKFPGLSAYSTSKGALAILTECLAEEFKERGIKVNCLALGSSQTEMFEAAFPGMEAGTLAFEMGRYIAEFAQNGHKYFNGKILPVANTTP; this comes from the coding sequence ATGGCGAATATTATTATCACAGGAGCAAGTAGCGGAGTTGGGTTTGAAGCGGCACTTGATTTGACCTCAAAAAAGGACAACAAGGTTATCGCATTGGCCCGATCAGCAGACAAATTGAGAAAACTTCATGAAATTGCAAGTCAGCTCAATCATGATGGAGGAGCACTCTTCCCCGCTCAATTTGATATCGTTTATGACGACTACGCAACATTGGTCCCTTTTATTCAATCGAAATTCGATACCGTTGATATCCTGATCAACAATGCTGGAGCATTAGTGAATAAACCTTTTATGGAAACTAGTGGACAGGATTTTGCAGAAATGCTCCAGACAAATGTGATAGGACATGTTAATATGATTCAGCATATCGTTCCATTCATGCATGAAGGTTCACATATTGTCAACATCAGTAGTATGGGTGGATTTCAAGGCTCGATGAAGTTTCCAGGTCTATCCGCCTATTCTACCAGTAAAGGTGCATTGGCAATTTTAACGGAATGTCTGGCTGAAGAATTTAAGGAAAGAGGAATCAAAGTCAACTGCCTGGCCCTAGGATCATCACAAACTGAAATGTTTGAAGCCGCTTTTCCAGGTATGGAGGCAGGTACATTAGCTTTTGAAATGGGCAGATATATTGCGGAGTTTGCGCAGAATGGGCACAAATACTTTAACGGCAAAATCCTACCTGTTGCCAATACAACACCATAA
- a CDS encoding alpha/beta fold hydrolase, whose translation MKKILYLFLIFLHFSCADAQTFDGSWKGEVNVSGQKLLLVFNLKKDSDANWVGTFESPMQTSLKFPVNTIKTHKDSISMDVKAIGLSYTGYLDRDKDVMKGVMKQGNFESAMILVRSENEQSGLSRKQDVFPPYDYIEQDVSFQNAKGNASLAGTLTYPKGGGSFPAVILVNGSGQQNRDSEVFGHRPFKVLADHLNKNGFAVLRYDDRGIGGSKGEVNLATTIDFASDANAAVDFLSKQQMVKTDKIGIIGHSEGALIAEIVAAENDKVDYIALLSGPVLKGDSLLILQSYALGKVAGLSEPALEANKLNNRRLYDILLRDEPPKVLAESLEKELIRQNNGSALTSDMKVKLSPMLIPWFKTFLRIDPAYYLKQVKVPVFASFGGKDIQVPANENIYALQRLHLNTIDVTIKDYPNLNHLFQNAQTGKIEEYFENPESFNEQLMDDLTKWLKLKTK comes from the coding sequence ATGAAGAAAATTCTCTACTTATTTTTGATCTTTTTGCATTTTTCATGTGCTGATGCGCAAACCTTTGATGGTTCGTGGAAGGGGGAGGTGAATGTGTCAGGACAGAAACTACTTTTGGTATTCAACCTGAAGAAGGATAGTGATGCGAATTGGGTGGGGACCTTTGAAAGCCCAATGCAGACCTCATTGAAGTTTCCAGTTAATACAATAAAAACCCATAAGGATTCGATCTCAATGGATGTCAAAGCAATTGGGTTATCATATACGGGCTATCTGGATCGGGATAAAGATGTGATGAAGGGTGTCATGAAACAGGGAAATTTCGAGTCTGCGATGATATTGGTGCGTAGTGAGAACGAGCAAAGCGGGCTTTCACGCAAGCAAGATGTCTTTCCTCCATATGATTATATTGAACAGGACGTTTCTTTTCAAAATGCAAAAGGCAATGCTTCTCTGGCAGGTACCCTGACTTATCCAAAAGGTGGAGGATCTTTTCCGGCTGTCATTTTGGTCAATGGGAGTGGACAGCAAAATAGAGATTCGGAAGTTTTTGGCCATAGACCATTTAAGGTATTAGCGGATCATCTCAACAAAAATGGCTTTGCTGTTTTACGTTATGATGACCGCGGTATTGGCGGTTCGAAAGGTGAGGTTAACTTGGCGACAACAATTGATTTTGCATCGGATGCAAATGCGGCCGTGGATTTTCTAAGCAAACAGCAAATGGTCAAAACTGATAAAATTGGTATCATTGGCCATAGTGAAGGTGCTCTGATAGCAGAAATAGTTGCTGCTGAAAACGATAAGGTCGATTATATTGCTTTGTTGTCTGGACCAGTCCTCAAAGGTGACTCCTTATTGATCTTGCAAAGCTATGCTTTGGGGAAAGTGGCTGGACTATCTGAGCCTGCGTTGGAGGCAAATAAGCTCAATAACAGAAGGCTATATGACATTCTGCTAAGGGACGAGCCACCAAAGGTTTTGGCAGAATCATTGGAAAAAGAACTTATCCGTCAAAACAATGGAAGTGCATTAACATCTGATATGAAAGTTAAATTGAGCCCGATGTTGATCCCATGGTTCAAAACTTTCCTACGTATTGATCCTGCATATTATCTGAAACAAGTAAAAGTACCTGTTTTTGCTTCTTTTGGAGGTAAGGATATTCAGGTTCCTGCAAATGAGAATATATATGCACTTCAACGCCTGCACTTGAACACGATAGATGTTACCATTAAAGACTATCCAAATTTGAATCATCTGTTTCAAAATGCGCAAACAGGAAAAATTGAGGAATATTTTGAAAATCCGGAAAGTTTCAATGAGCAATTGATGGATGATCTGACCAAATGGCTTAAATTGAAAACAAAGTAA
- a CDS encoding YIP1 family protein, protein MKIKHLFLNPFADFSERTLFLVGIIGFLLSSYLVYLSGQQFNGFMHFYKPEVTVSFIAVLKVHAYMVLAPLILLYIAGGIANNKTRIIDVLNVILIAPFPLYLVLFLSRLINQDKFTSEIDQALKNGDHTLSSIDKGQMVLFGLFGIFVLFLLFYQFYLLVKGMNIAVNNKKIWVSILFVALYFMLDLGIQFYF, encoded by the coding sequence ATGAAAATTAAACATTTATTTTTAAATCCGTTTGCGGATTTTTCAGAACGGACATTGTTTCTCGTGGGTATCATCGGTTTCTTGTTATCCAGTTACCTTGTTTATTTATCAGGTCAGCAGTTCAATGGTTTTATGCACTTCTATAAGCCTGAGGTAACCGTTTCCTTTATTGCGGTGTTAAAAGTCCATGCCTATATGGTTTTGGCTCCTTTAATTCTACTGTATATTGCGGGGGGTATTGCCAATAATAAGACAAGAATTATCGACGTGTTGAATGTTATCTTGATTGCTCCATTTCCACTTTATTTAGTGTTGTTTTTGAGCAGGTTAATCAATCAGGACAAGTTTACCAGTGAGATAGATCAAGCGTTAAAAAATGGTGACCATACCTTGTCGAGTATAGACAAGGGGCAGATGGTACTATTTGGTTTATTTGGGATCTTTGTGTTATTTCTCTTGTTTTATCAGTTCTATTTATTGGTAAAAGGAATGAATATCGCTGTTAACAATAAAAAGATTTGGGTAAGCATTTTGTTTGTGGCATTATATTTTATGCTTGATTTGGGTATACAGTTTTATTTTTAA
- a CDS encoding DUF2089 family protein → MKKIPVNCPCCDAKLKVSKLVCDSCDTEVVGKFTLPLLMQLTIEEQEFVLNFLKYSGSLKEMANQMGKSYPTVRNILDDLIHKLNSLADEN, encoded by the coding sequence ATGAAAAAGATACCTGTAAATTGTCCATGTTGTGATGCGAAGTTGAAAGTCTCCAAGCTGGTCTGCGATTCCTGCGACACTGAAGTTGTTGGTAAGTTTACTTTACCCTTACTGATGCAGTTGACAATCGAGGAGCAAGAGTTTGTCCTCAATTTCTTAAAGTATTCAGGTAGTTTAAAAGAAATGGCTAACCAGATGGGTAAATCGTACCCAACTGTTCGTAATATTCTGGATGATCTGATTCATAAATTAAATTCGCTTGCCGATGAAAATTAA
- a CDS encoding lysophospholipid acyltransferase family protein — MKKFLGYILSIIFWFCFGLSLIIFHPIQWLCLKFGGYNAHKKSVDILNACLVASYYTLFNRVTFIDNKSIPLGQPIIFVANHQSTFDIPPLIYFLRRFHGKFISKIELASGIPSISFNLKHGGAANIDRNDAKQSIAEILKLANNMNTKNWSAFIFPEGTRSKTGKMKAFHVGGIATLLKKNPNALVVPIAIKGSYEMVQYGMYPLTPFLHMTWEVLDPLDTKDKDIEEIVKLAEETIKQKVEK; from the coding sequence ATGAAAAAGTTTTTAGGCTATATTCTATCTATTATATTTTGGTTCTGTTTTGGCTTATCCTTGATTATATTCCACCCCATCCAATGGCTATGCTTGAAATTCGGTGGCTATAATGCACACAAAAAAAGTGTTGACATCTTAAATGCATGCCTCGTTGCATCTTACTATACATTATTCAATAGGGTCACTTTTATCGACAACAAATCCATCCCATTAGGACAGCCCATTATATTTGTTGCCAATCATCAAAGTACCTTTGACATTCCACCGCTTATCTATTTTCTGCGAAGATTTCATGGAAAATTTATCTCAAAAATTGAGCTGGCCAGTGGTATACCAAGTATTTCGTTCAATCTAAAACATGGTGGCGCAGCCAATATCGATCGTAATGACGCCAAACAATCGATAGCTGAGATTCTCAAACTTGCCAACAATATGAATACAAAGAATTGGTCTGCTTTTATCTTTCCAGAAGGAACTCGATCAAAAACAGGTAAGATGAAAGCTTTTCATGTTGGTGGTATTGCAACATTATTAAAGAAAAACCCTAATGCATTGGTCGTCCCGATTGCAATCAAAGGATCATACGAAATGGTACAATATGGTATGTATCCGCTAACTCCTTTTCTGCATATGACATGGGAGGTGCTTGATCCACTGGATACAAAGGATAAAGATATTGAGGAAATTGTAAAACTAGCCGAAGAGACTATTAAGCAGAAAGTTGAAAAATAA
- a CDS encoding glycosyltransferase, which translates to MIQILSYLLISFACVYAILVLWMRKGWATIQAPTGLLPSTKTVSVIIAARNEELNIRRTIESILNQNFPSELLELIIIDDHSDDNTSTIVKEYAEQGVKLIQLNENGRMNSYKKLAISRAIDCCKGEIVITTDADCRMGANWLATVIGTFEKEDAYLLSSPVVYSEEKSFFERLQTLEFLYLIGLGAAGIGNRKPTTCNGANLAYRKDIFKQMGGFKGIDELASGDDELFLHKVAEKHPERIAFCKSEEAIVYTDAKPDLRSFISQRRRWASKSTKYKNKGVIALGIAIWLFNVLLLAGAILSVAGIKTLAWVVLFALLLKMIVELVFIQPLTNFAKRTNLLWYLPILSLAHILYLAYIGILGNIGKYDWKGRQVK; encoded by the coding sequence GTGATACAAATTCTTAGCTATTTATTGATCAGTTTTGCCTGCGTGTATGCTATTTTAGTGTTGTGGATGCGTAAAGGCTGGGCCACGATTCAAGCGCCCACAGGTCTCTTACCTTCTACCAAGACTGTATCAGTTATTATCGCTGCACGGAATGAAGAATTGAATATCCGGAGAACGATAGAATCAATATTGAACCAAAATTTTCCGAGTGAACTTCTTGAACTTATTATTATTGATGATCATTCGGATGACAACACTTCCACCATTGTAAAAGAATATGCCGAGCAAGGCGTGAAATTGATTCAGTTAAATGAGAATGGTCGAATGAATTCCTATAAGAAGCTGGCGATTTCAAGGGCAATTGACTGTTGCAAGGGGGAGATTGTCATTACTACGGATGCAGACTGTAGGATGGGGGCAAATTGGCTTGCGACAGTGATCGGAACATTTGAAAAGGAAGATGCTTATTTATTGTCTTCTCCAGTCGTATACTCGGAGGAAAAGAGCTTTTTTGAGCGATTGCAGACCTTGGAATTTCTGTATCTCATAGGTCTTGGTGCTGCAGGTATAGGTAATAGAAAGCCTACGACCTGTAATGGTGCAAATTTGGCCTACCGAAAAGATATATTCAAGCAAATGGGCGGTTTTAAGGGTATCGACGAACTAGCCTCTGGGGATGACGAGTTATTTTTGCATAAAGTGGCGGAGAAGCACCCTGAACGAATTGCTTTCTGTAAATCGGAGGAAGCGATCGTGTATACAGATGCTAAGCCCGATCTTAGGTCATTTATTAGCCAACGAAGACGTTGGGCATCTAAGAGTACCAAGTATAAAAATAAGGGAGTTATTGCTTTAGGGATCGCTATTTGGCTGTTTAATGTGCTATTATTGGCCGGAGCCATTCTTTCAGTTGCAGGTATTAAAACACTTGCTTGGGTGGTCCTTTTCGCATTGCTACTTAAAATGATAGTCGAATTGGTGTTTATCCAGCCTTTAACCAATTTTGCAAAACGGACTAATCTGCTTTGGTATCTTCCTATATTGAGTCTCGCCCATATTCTGTATTTAGCTTATATTGGAATATTGGGGAATATTGGAAAGTATGATTGGAAGGGTAGACAAGTCAAATAA
- a CDS encoding lysylphosphatidylglycerol synthase domain-containing protein, with protein sequence MTGRQKKYISFLLKILVFALATWYIITKVSDKSNIDKFKTLITGLEQHSVVLTLILIVVLMLVNWLLEVVKWRYLASKLEHISFWKAFQSVFCGLTWAIFTPNRIGEYGGRVLFLKPQNRAKGAVAMGVGLFAQLVLTSVAGSLSIAWFICKFLSTPLSVQFGVWLLAIIYAAGFVILYFNVRWVDMLVGRIKFLAKIKPFFEVLEHYSARELSIVLVNSLARFIIFTSQYIILMKLTLPELPLLSMVLMIFILFFVQAALPTLDIFDFSVRSFVASNLYSYITTQEIAVMAIVSCIWFVNLILPAIFGSIFVFKINFFGDTNS encoded by the coding sequence TTGACTGGGAGACAAAAAAAATACATCAGTTTTTTATTGAAGATACTGGTTTTTGCACTTGCAACATGGTACATTATTACCAAGGTATCTGATAAGAGCAATATCGATAAGTTTAAGACACTAATCACAGGATTAGAGCAACATTCTGTTGTCTTGACATTGATCTTGATTGTTGTTTTAATGCTTGTAAACTGGCTTCTGGAGGTTGTTAAATGGCGCTATCTTGCATCCAAACTGGAGCATATATCCTTCTGGAAGGCATTTCAATCTGTTTTTTGTGGACTTACATGGGCGATTTTTACCCCGAATAGAATTGGCGAATATGGGGGGCGGGTGTTGTTCCTGAAACCGCAGAATAGGGCTAAAGGTGCTGTTGCGATGGGGGTAGGGTTGTTTGCTCAATTGGTATTGACAAGTGTTGCAGGCTCATTGAGCATAGCTTGGTTTATCTGTAAGTTTTTATCCACGCCTTTATCCGTTCAATTTGGTGTCTGGTTGCTCGCTATTATTTATGCCGCCGGATTCGTCATCTTGTATTTTAATGTGAGATGGGTGGATATGCTTGTAGGTCGAATTAAGTTTTTGGCGAAAATCAAACCTTTTTTTGAGGTACTGGAGCATTATTCCGCACGTGAGCTGAGCATCGTTTTGGTAAACTCACTGGCAAGGTTTATTATTTTTACTTCGCAGTATATTATTTTGATGAAGCTGACCTTACCTGAGCTGCCACTTCTCTCCATGGTTTTGATGATCTTTATCCTCTTTTTTGTTCAGGCAGCTTTGCCGACATTGGATATTTTCGATTTTAGTGTACGTAGCTTTGTGGCAAGTAATCTTTATAGCTATATTACAACACAAGAAATTGCGGTGATGGCAATTGTATCGTGTATTTGGTTTGTCAATTTGATTCTCCCTGCGATATTTGGTTCTATTTTTGTTTTTAAGATTAATTTTTTCGGTGATACAAATTCTTAG
- the ruvC gene encoding crossover junction endodeoxyribonuclease RuvC — MQKEKAKERIILGIDPGTVVLGYGIIKEVGNTISLISMGVIKMGHLDDHALKLQRIFKKTSALMQEYNPDCVALESPFYGKNIQVMLKLGRAQGVAMAAALAQDIPIFEYSPRKIKQSVTGNGNATKEQVSAMLKNLLKFEETPQFLDATDGLAIAVCHSFQKNSTSGSGKSYSGWSSFIKDNKDRIK, encoded by the coding sequence ATGCAGAAGGAAAAGGCGAAAGAAAGAATCATTTTAGGGATCGATCCCGGGACAGTAGTGCTTGGATACGGAATTATTAAAGAAGTTGGTAATACAATCTCCCTTATTTCAATGGGTGTCATCAAAATGGGGCATCTCGACGATCATGCCCTAAAATTACAGCGCATCTTCAAAAAGACCTCTGCATTAATGCAAGAATATAATCCAGACTGTGTTGCGCTGGAATCACCTTTCTATGGCAAAAACATTCAAGTGATGCTCAAACTAGGTCGGGCACAGGGTGTTGCTATGGCAGCAGCACTGGCACAGGATATTCCCATCTTTGAATATTCACCCAGAAAAATAAAGCAATCAGTTACGGGGAATGGAAATGCCACGAAAGAACAGGTTTCTGCCATGCTCAAAAATCTCTTAAAATTCGAAGAGACACCTCAATTTCTAGATGCAACAGATGGGCTGGCAATTGCGGTTTGTCATTCATTTCAAAAAAATAGTACCTCAGGCAGCGGCAAATCTTATTCAGGTTGGTCCTCTTTTATCAAAGACAACAAAGACCGAATCAAATAA